In Chryseobacterium gleum, a single genomic region encodes these proteins:
- a CDS encoding Plug domain-containing protein, whose protein sequence is MNKNYAVAGAILLSLNVFAQEKTKVDSVKNYYEIQEVNIFGKEKNEGPIHKIDTQLIQDFNKTNVVDAVNLLPGVSITQMDARNEGSILVRGFNSLRTPVFFDGIPIYTPYDGNFDLSRFTTFDINSISVEKRFGLRAIRIKYDGWSCEHSIQKTYQSFGY, encoded by the coding sequence ATGAATAAGAATTATGCAGTGGCAGGAGCAATTCTGCTATCATTGAACGTGTTCGCACAGGAAAAAACAAAGGTAGATTCTGTAAAGAATTATTACGAAATCCAGGAAGTGAATATCTTTGGAAAAGAGAAAAATGAAGGCCCAATTCATAAGATTGATACGCAGTTGATTCAGGATTTTAATAAAACGAATGTTGTAGATGCGGTCAATCTTTTACCCGGAGTAAGCATTACGCAAATGGATGCAAGAAACGAGGGAAGTATTTTGGTTAGGGGATTCAACTCGCTAAGAACGCCTGTTTTTTTTGATGGCATTCCTATTTACACGCCTTATGATGGCAATTTTGATTTGAGCCGTTTTACGACTTTTGACATTAACAGTATTTCTGTGGAAAAAAGGTTTGGTTTGCGTGCAATACGGATCAAATACGATGGGTGGAGCTGTGAACATAGTATCCAGAAAACCTATCAAAGCTTTGGATATTGA
- a CDS encoding molybdopterin-dependent oxidoreductase yields MKILSNLITIVMIAVTMVQCKKSEATNPATDNSAKTSQKHSEEKENHKHDEKDDLKYVSKEIKVTGDVVTPLTLTVDSLKKMKVVELNDFKIVCQTGLTKDSVESTKGVLLTDILEKAKIAQQEHKDRNFYIVARASDDYKATFSWAELFNNPTGEKVFVLFEQNGKPLKEKGEMILVSMTDTKTGSRHVKWLKSIEVTRVK; encoded by the coding sequence ATGAAAATATTATCCAATTTGATTACGATTGTGATGATTGCAGTCACAATGGTACAATGCAAAAAATCTGAAGCAACCAATCCAGCGACGGATAATTCTGCAAAAACTTCTCAAAAACATTCTGAAGAAAAAGAAAACCACAAACACGACGAGAAAGATGATTTAAAATATGTGAGTAAAGAAATAAAAGTAACAGGGGATGTCGTAACACCATTGACTTTAACGGTCGATTCTTTGAAAAAAATGAAAGTCGTAGAACTCAACGATTTCAAAATTGTTTGCCAGACAGGATTGACCAAAGATAGCGTAGAATCTACAAAAGGAGTTTTGCTAACCGACATTTTGGAAAAAGCAAAAATCGCACAACAAGAGCATAAAGACCGCAATTTCTACATCGTTGCAAGAGCTTCAGACGATTACAAAGCCACCTTTTCCTGGGCAGAATTATTCAACAATCCGACTGGCGAAAAAGTATTCGTATTGTTTGAGCAAAACGGAAAACCGCTGAAAGAAAAAGGAGAAATGATTTTAGTAAGTATGACTGATACGAAAACCGGTTCGCGCCACGTAAAATGGCTGAAAAGCATCGAAGTAACCCGAGTGAAATAA
- a CDS encoding TonB-dependent receptor, with amino-acid sequence MNIVSRKPIKALDIDGQSGVGFADGTGVNSYFTALNIGTRQDKFYIMGSASLLKVDNYLISRKFDRTQLQPSLERVNSESMDVRLSAKFGYTLNAKLSVNIVKEVNFDFGVRNLFDRNYYLSYGYPKEGRNFITAVNYHF; translated from the coding sequence GTGAACATAGTATCCAGAAAACCTATCAAAGCTTTGGATATTGATGGTCAATCGGGCGTTGGTTTTGCAGACGGAACGGGTGTGAATTCTTATTTTACGGCGCTCAACATCGGAACCAGACAAGATAAATTTTACATAATGGGTTCTGCTTCTTTATTGAAAGTTGATAATTATCTGATTTCAAGAAAATTTGACAGAACACAGTTGCAACCATCATTAGAAAGAGTGAATTCTGAATCTATGGATGTGAGATTGAGTGCAAAATTCGGATACACGCTTAATGCAAAATTATCGGTAAATATTGTCAAAGAAGTCAACTTCGATTTTGGTGTTAGAAATTTATTCGATCGAAATTATTACCTTTCTTATGGCTATCCAAAAGAGGGCAGAAACTTCATTACAGCAGTGAATTATCATTTTTAA
- a CDS encoding molybdopterin molybdotransferase MoeA — protein MNHFISVSEAKKIIETQIFRTEKVTLSILEAQGSYTSEPIFATLDVPSFDNSAMDGYGFRFDDLADFSELNVTEIIPAGISKIDFVLNRGEAVRIFTGAKIPDGVDTVIMQEKTTRIVDRIQFNDDEISKGENIRLKGSQTKVGTKIIEENTLVNHAVIGFLAGFGIEKIGVYKKLNIGLLYTGNELVEIGKPLLDGEIYNSNTYTLQSALSEINHQFSFVYHVGDTEEATFSAIKNGLETVDILLITGGISVGDYDYVKPALEKIGVSELFYKIRQKPGKPLYFGKLEEKFVFALPGNPASVFSCYHQYVKPFLLGCFGRKEFDEEQDFAISESFAKKKNKDQTQFLKAFYTKGKVLILNAQESYKMDSVAQANCLVEFPDGATEINIGEKVKIWKV, from the coding sequence ATGAACCATTTCATCTCCGTTTCTGAAGCTAAAAAAATAATCGAAACACAAATTTTTCGTACAGAAAAAGTGACGCTCTCAATTTTAGAAGCACAAGGTTCTTACACCTCAGAACCGATTTTTGCAACATTAGATGTTCCGTCTTTCGACAATTCTGCGATGGATGGTTATGGATTTCGATTTGATGATTTGGCAGATTTTTCAGAATTAAATGTCACTGAAATTATTCCAGCTGGGATTTCAAAAATCGATTTTGTTTTGAATAGAGGAGAAGCCGTGCGCATTTTTACGGGAGCAAAAATTCCTGATGGTGTCGATACCGTGATTATGCAGGAAAAAACGACCAGAATTGTCGACCGAATTCAATTTAATGATGATGAAATTTCAAAAGGTGAAAATATTCGTTTGAAAGGTTCTCAAACCAAAGTCGGAACAAAAATAATTGAAGAAAATACGTTGGTCAATCACGCAGTCATCGGGTTTTTGGCAGGATTTGGAATTGAGAAAATAGGAGTTTACAAAAAATTAAATATAGGACTTTTGTATACCGGAAATGAGTTAGTAGAAATAGGAAAACCACTTCTGGATGGCGAAATTTACAATTCTAATACGTACACACTTCAATCAGCTTTATCTGAAATCAATCATCAGTTTTCGTTCGTCTATCACGTAGGAGATACTGAAGAAGCAACTTTTTCTGCTATAAAAAATGGCTTAGAAACGGTGGATATTTTATTAATTACCGGTGGGATTTCTGTCGGAGATTATGATTATGTGAAACCGGCTTTGGAAAAAATAGGTGTTTCAGAATTATTTTATAAAATAAGACAGAAACCCGGAAAACCTTTGTACTTCGGAAAACTTGAAGAGAAATTTGTTTTTGCGTTGCCCGGAAATCCCGCTTCTGTTTTCTCCTGCTATCATCAATATGTGAAGCCGTTTTTGCTCGGTTGTTTTGGACGAAAAGAGTTTGATGAAGAACAAGATTTTGCCATTTCGGAATCTTTTGCAAAGAAGAAAAACAAGGATCAAACCCAGTTTCTGAAAGCATTTTACACAAAAGGAAAAGTGCTCATTCTCAACGCACAGGAATCTTATAAAATGGATTCTGTAGCACAAGCCAACTGTTTGGTGGAGTTTCCCGACGGCGCAACTGAAATCAACATCGGAGAAAAAGTCAAAATATGGAAAGTCTGA
- the moaA gene encoding GTP 3',8-cyclase MoaA: MTKPTDLLDSFGRKHDYLRLSITDSCNFRCLYCMPDEPFKSTPSIELMNSQEIFEISKIFVQQFNINKIRITGGEPLVRNDFETIIKQLSTLGANIGITTNGVLLHKYFDLLAECNIKNLNISIDSLDREKFKYITKRDLFQTVWDNIKESIKRGFNVKLNVVVMRGFNEDEIPEFIALSHHYPIELRFIEFMPFTGNSWEKNKVIPISEMLTLVSEHFTFEKVEDHKNDTSRKYRIDAESKGVFGLISTMSNSFCAGCNRIRITSDGKMKNCLFGADEFDLLKSFRNNESLTELIKLGIIKKHKEKGGQFSEMENVNNQKIINRSMIKIGG, translated from the coding sequence TCCGACTCTCGATTACCGATAGTTGCAATTTCCGATGTCTGTATTGTATGCCCGATGAACCGTTCAAAAGCACACCATCCATCGAGTTGATGAACAGTCAGGAAATTTTCGAAATTTCTAAAATTTTTGTACAACAATTTAATATCAATAAGATCAGAATTACAGGTGGTGAACCTTTGGTAAGAAATGATTTTGAGACCATTATTAAACAACTTTCTACATTGGGAGCGAATATTGGGATTACAACCAATGGTGTGCTGCTTCATAAATATTTTGATTTGCTTGCTGAATGTAACATCAAAAATCTCAATATCAGTATCGATTCGCTCGACCGGGAAAAGTTTAAATATATTACAAAAAGAGATCTTTTTCAAACGGTTTGGGACAATATTAAAGAAAGCATAAAACGTGGGTTCAATGTAAAACTAAATGTTGTTGTAATGCGAGGTTTTAATGAAGACGAAATCCCAGAATTTATCGCACTTTCTCATCATTATCCGATTGAGTTGAGGTTTATAGAATTTATGCCTTTCACAGGGAATTCTTGGGAGAAAAATAAAGTCATTCCGATTTCCGAAATGCTCACTTTGGTTTCAGAACATTTCACTTTCGAAAAGGTGGAAGACCATAAAAATGATACGTCAAGAAAATACAGAATTGATGCAGAAAGTAAGGGCGTTTTTGGTTTGATTTCCACAATGAGCAACTCATTTTGTGCTGGTTGTAACCGAATCCGCATCACATCCGACGGAAAAATGAAAAATTGTCTTTTCGGCGCAGATGAATTTGATTTGTTAAAATCTTTCAGAAATAATGAAAGTTTAACTGAACTGATCAAATTGGGAATCATCAAAAAACATAAAGAAAAAGGCGGACAATTCTCCGAAATGGAAAATGTAAACAACCAAAAAATCATCAACAGAAGTATGATAAAAATTGGCGGATAA
- a CDS encoding molybdenum cofactor guanylyltransferase produces MKAIIIAGGKSSRMGQDKASMILGRKTLIQHIIDNLSFVFDEIFISGNHSNYPISKGIIKDVTTQKGPMGGIRSALEFCQEDIFVCSCDMPFVSSDLIENILQKKVEYRINVVRFGEKIYPVLGIYPFSILNDLKKTIDNGNLRMTSFLEQQNAHYIDFEDSFEHQLLNINTPENFRNAEIIFNKNL; encoded by the coding sequence ATGAAAGCCATCATTATAGCAGGAGGCAAAAGCTCCAGAATGGGACAAGATAAAGCCTCGATGATTTTGGGCAGAAAAACCTTGATACAGCACATTATCGATAATTTGTCTTTTGTTTTTGATGAGATTTTTATTTCAGGAAATCATTCAAATTATCCAATTTCGAAGGGCATTATTAAAGATGTTACAACACAAAAAGGTCCGATGGGTGGAATTCGCTCCGCCTTAGAATTTTGCCAGGAAGATATTTTTGTTTGCAGTTGCGATATGCCCTTCGTTTCTTCGGATTTGATTGAAAATATTCTTCAAAAAAAAGTAGAATACAGAATTAATGTCGTGCGTTTTGGCGAAAAAATATATCCGGTTTTGGGCATTTATCCTTTTTCTATTCTGAATGATTTAAAGAAAACCATCGACAACGGAAACCTCAGAATGACGAGCTTTCTGGAACAACAAAACGCTCATTACATAGATTTCGAAGACAGTTTTGAGCATCAACTTTTAAATATAAATACGCCCGAAAACTTCCGGAATGCAGAAATTATATTCAACAAAAATTTATAG
- a CDS encoding MoaD/ThiS family protein: MKLKIFGKLTEIFNTDEYNFSLENNISIAELKLMLDKEFPRLKETTFLVAVDGLKADNNQLISDTSEIALLPPYSGG; the protein is encoded by the coding sequence ATGAAACTAAAAATATTTGGAAAACTTACGGAGATCTTTAATACCGATGAATATAATTTTTCTTTGGAAAACAATATATCCATCGCTGAGCTGAAATTGATGCTTGATAAAGAATTTCCAAGATTAAAAGAAACTACTTTTTTGGTTGCTGTTGACGGATTAAAAGCAGATAATAACCAACTGATATCTGATACATCTGAAATCGCATTATTACCGCCGTATTCAGGTGGTTAA